One window of Sphingobacteriales bacterium genomic DNA carries:
- a CDS encoding serine protease, producing MDCRPTIFVLLTFFFLGSNAFVFADNPSGNISLSQSNPALNLFDYMQGVKFAELVTSPEVQKKIDTDGSVLLDHFAKYLKSLGFKTVAITSEDKKTLYESAPSYCDIVRVKVQMEVVKKQLFTNHVMEFNACTGDYFQFITTDTLYNDPYLLDKLYSIWRSFYDTTLVYEKAKRLKLPRNQTGWNEESLKKYFTGNKPDNNLEGIYEKFIIGVPNKSKYRIAVVKNPDSGNFDAIYLNGASNYEDWQVGEVAGYIYPTGTLNFYNVHWYSENKQMEEDVYLSVDQSNMLYLTFANEEETVYKYYKQFPRQGQQRRLVATGSGIAVSSNGYIVTNNHVIQGGNLIEVQTMSNGKKVVYQAVVMVNDEINDLAVIKIEDWNFSSLPEIPYTIKTNLSEVGEKVYTMGFPLSATMGESLKLTDGVISSPKGFKGDVSTYQLTVPVHPGNSGGPLYDYQGNLIGIIKAKHSQAESATYAIKTRNVLNLIELLPEKVVLPETNLLTGKELKEQVKLLEEFVFFIKVLE from the coding sequence ATGGACTGCAGACCAACCATTTTTGTGTTATTGACCTTCTTTTTTTTGGGCTCTAATGCGTTTGTTTTTGCCGATAACCCTTCCGGCAATATCAGTTTATCGCAGTCAAATCCGGCGCTTAACCTTTTCGATTATATGCAGGGGGTAAAATTTGCAGAACTGGTAACAAGCCCTGAAGTTCAAAAAAAAATAGACACCGATGGAAGTGTGTTGCTCGATCATTTTGCCAAATACCTGAAAAGCCTTGGTTTTAAAACAGTGGCCATTACCTCCGAAGACAAAAAAACTTTGTACGAATCCGCCCCCTCCTATTGCGATATTGTGCGGGTAAAAGTGCAGATGGAGGTGGTTAAAAAACAGTTGTTTACCAATCATGTCATGGAGTTTAACGCTTGTACCGGCGACTATTTTCAGTTTATTACCACCGATACTTTATACAACGACCCCTATTTACTGGACAAACTGTATTCTATTTGGCGCTCGTTTTACGACACCACCCTGGTTTATGAAAAAGCGAAACGCCTCAAACTTCCGCGCAACCAAACCGGTTGGAACGAAGAAAGTCTTAAAAAATATTTTACCGGCAACAAACCCGACAATAATTTAGAAGGTATTTACGAAAAATTTATCATTGGCGTTCCCAACAAATCCAAATACCGGATTGCAGTGGTCAAAAATCCCGATTCCGGCAACTTCGATGCGATTTACCTCAACGGCGCTTCCAATTACGAAGACTGGCAGGTTGGAGAGGTGGCCGGGTATATTTACCCCACCGGCACCCTGAACTTTTACAATGTGCATTGGTACTCCGAAAACAAGCAAATGGAAGAAGATGTCTATTTGTCGGTGGATCAGTCGAACATGTTGTATCTGACCTTTGCAAACGAAGAGGAGACGGTGTATAAATACTACAAACAGTTTCCGCGTCAGGGACAACAGCGAAGATTAGTAGCTACCGGAAGCGGCATAGCCGTTTCCTCCAACGGCTATATTGTTACCAACAACCATGTTATTCAGGGAGGCAACCTGATAGAAGTTCAAACGATGAGCAACGGTAAAAAAGTGGTCTATCAGGCTGTAGTCATGGTCAACGATGAAATCAACGACCTGGCGGTCATAAAAATCGAAGACTGGAATTTTTCGTCCCTGCCCGAAATACCCTATACCATCAAAACCAACCTGTCTGAAGTGGGTGAAAAGGTTTATACCATGGGGTTTCCCCTATCGGCGACTATGGGCGAATCTCTAAAACTGACGGATGGGGTCATCAGTTCTCCAAAAGGATTTAAAGGCGATGTGTCCACCTATCAGCTAACCGTTCCGGTACATCCGGGAAACAGCGGAGGGCCCCTTTACGATTATCAGGGAAACCTCATTGGCATCATTAAAGCCAAACATTCGCAGGCAGAAAGCGCAACCTATGCCATCAAAACAAGAAACGTCCTCAACCTGATTGAACTGCTGCCCGAAAAAGTGGTGTTGCCCGAAACCAACCTTCTGACCGGAAAAGAACTGAAAGAACAGGTTAAACTGCTGGAAGAGTTTGTGTTTTTTATCAAGGTGCTGGAGTAA
- a CDS encoding helix-turn-helix domain-containing protein yields the protein MLIEQKVRMIFGLKLRQLRQKGGWSLKGLAENCGISVSYLNEIEKGKKFPKTEKIVALSQALGVSYEEMVSLKVTKNLTPVAELLNSDFLKELPLEVFGIGIESLVEIISNAPVKVSAFISTIISITRNYEMPAELFLLATLRSYQELHDNYFEDLEEAAERFVAEFDLPPTLPVSAGHLQTLLAEQYNYRIEENHLGKFPELQGIRSVFVEHKDGNKLLLNNNLNPAQTAFQLAKELGYNYLQLSGRNNTQSWVRIKSFEQALNNFKASYFAGALFLNRHAVVRDVERFLASETFDGEQLLQIINSYNVSSDTFFHRLTSIAPTFLGLNELFFARVSHVKGSNHFDITKELHLPNLHNLHGNELNEHYCRRWVGISVLSELEQQQNNGKIPPEALVKVQRALSLTSGNEYFCISVARTAYPTPNTNSSVSIGFLINKKFMNKVRFWNDINVPVVLVSTTCERCKLNDCTERAAEPSVLKKQVFHNKLESKIKEAISGALEHKLPSEP from the coding sequence ATGTTAATCGAACAAAAGGTGCGCATGATTTTTGGGTTAAAGCTCAGACAGCTTCGGCAAAAGGGAGGCTGGTCGCTCAAAGGGTTGGCTGAAAACTGTGGAATTTCGGTGTCTTACCTCAACGAAATTGAAAAAGGCAAGAAATTTCCCAAAACCGAAAAAATAGTAGCCTTGTCGCAAGCTCTTGGGGTCAGCTATGAAGAAATGGTATCACTCAAGGTAACCAAAAATTTAACTCCGGTTGCCGAATTGCTCAATTCGGACTTTTTAAAAGAACTTCCTTTAGAGGTATTCGGTATCGGCATTGAGAGTTTGGTCGAAATTATTTCCAATGCACCGGTCAAGGTAAGCGCATTTATCAGTACCATCATCAGCATTACCCGCAACTACGAAATGCCTGCCGAATTATTTTTATTAGCGACATTGCGTTCCTATCAGGAACTCCACGACAACTATTTTGAAGACCTGGAAGAGGCGGCCGAAAGGTTTGTTGCTGAGTTTGACCTGCCTCCTACCCTGCCGGTTAGTGCCGGACATCTACAAACCTTGCTTGCAGAACAGTATAATTACCGGATTGAAGAAAATCACTTAGGCAAATTTCCCGAACTGCAGGGAATTCGTTCGGTTTTTGTGGAACATAAAGACGGGAACAAACTGCTGTTAAACAACAATCTAAACCCCGCACAAACAGCTTTTCAGTTAGCTAAAGAATTAGGGTATAACTATTTGCAGCTTTCGGGCAGAAACAATACCCAATCCTGGGTAAGAATTAAATCCTTTGAACAAGCACTCAACAATTTTAAGGCTTCCTATTTTGCCGGAGCTTTGTTTTTAAACCGTCATGCAGTGGTTCGGGATGTTGAACGTTTTTTGGCATCCGAAACCTTTGACGGGGAGCAACTATTGCAAATTATCAACAGCTACAATGTTTCGTCCGATACTTTTTTTCACCGTCTGACGAGTATAGCCCCTACTTTTTTGGGGTTGAATGAATTGTTTTTTGCCCGGGTCAGTCATGTAAAAGGCTCGAACCATTTTGACATCACCAAAGAGCTGCACCTGCCTAATCTGCACAATCTTCATGGAAATGAGCTGAACGAGCATTATTGCCGCCGGTGGGTAGGAATTTCGGTGTTATCTGAACTTGAACAGCAACAAAACAACGGCAAAATCCCGCCAGAAGCATTGGTTAAAGTTCAAAGAGCATTATCCCTGACTTCCGGCAATGAATATTTTTGTATTTCAGTTGCCCGAACCGCCTACCCTACTCCAAATACAAACAGCAGCGTTTCCATCGGGTTTTTAATCAACAAGAAGTTTATGAACAAAGTCAGGTTCTGGAATGACATTAATGTTCCGGTGGTTTTGGTCAGTACCACTTGTGAGCGTTGTAAGCTAAACGATTGTACCGAAAGAGCAGCCGAACCCTCGGTGCTGAAAAAGCAAGTTTTCCATAACAAGTTGGAGTCCAAGATAAAAGAAGCCATTTCGGGAGCTTTGGAACACAAGTTGCCGTCAGAACCATAA